Proteins encoded together in one Nostoc sp. PCC 7524 window:
- a CDS encoding AAA family ATPase, whose product MREKIDALTQNLNRTIVGKNEAIRLVLVALLGGGHALLEDVPGVGKTLLAKSLARSLDGKFQRLQCTPDLLPTDITGTNIWNPKSGEFSFLPGPVFANVLLADEINRATPRTQSALLEVMEEHQVTVDGVSRAVPQPFFVIATQNPIEYQGTFPLPEAQMDRFMLSLSLGYPSADEELQMLQNLQHGIKVDDLQPCMTLEDITQLRQLCSQIKVETSLQQYILELVRTTRQDEEITLGVSPRGTVALQKATQALAFLLGRDYAIPDDVKFLAPHVLCHRLIPRGGRSSRSVVERLLRVVPIP is encoded by the coding sequence ATGAGAGAAAAAATTGACGCTCTAACCCAAAATCTAAATCGTACTATCGTCGGCAAAAATGAAGCCATACGCTTAGTTTTAGTAGCGTTGTTAGGTGGTGGTCACGCTCTCCTAGAAGACGTGCCAGGAGTCGGTAAAACTCTCCTCGCTAAATCCTTGGCTCGTTCCCTAGATGGTAAATTTCAACGCCTACAATGTACACCCGATTTACTGCCTACAGATATCACAGGCACTAACATCTGGAACCCTAAAAGCGGTGAATTTAGTTTTCTCCCCGGTCCCGTCTTTGCTAACGTTTTGCTAGCCGATGAAATCAACCGCGCCACACCCCGCACACAATCGGCTTTGCTAGAAGTTATGGAAGAACATCAGGTAACAGTCGATGGAGTCTCCCGTGCTGTACCGCAACCGTTTTTTGTGATTGCTACCCAAAACCCCATCGAGTACCAAGGGACTTTCCCCCTACCAGAAGCCCAAATGGATAGATTTATGCTGTCTTTGAGTTTGGGTTATCCCTCAGCTGATGAAGAATTGCAAATGCTGCAAAATCTCCAACATGGTATCAAGGTAGATGATTTACAGCCTTGCATGACCTTGGAAGACATAACACAATTACGCCAACTCTGCTCACAAATCAAAGTCGAAACTTCCTTACAGCAATACATTTTGGAGTTAGTGCGGACAACACGCCAAGATGAAGAAATTACCCTTGGTGTCAGTCCACGGGGTACGGTAGCTTTACAAAAAGCCACCCAAGCTTTAGCTTTTCTCCTAGGGCGTGATTATGCTATTCCCGATGATGTCAAGTTTTTAGCTCCTCATGTGCTTTGCCATCGTCTAATTCCCAGAGGAGGACGTAGTTCCAGAAGTGTAGTTGAGCGATTATTGCGAGTTGTGCCGATTCCTTAA
- a CDS encoding M15 family metallopeptidase, translating to MTTYQTRPYHQIPILECGELLVAIPLDVFAVESPHPYEKLGAPYGEYSPYYLRQSVVEKLIQAQNYLQLLRPHWRIQIFDAYRPVAVQQFMVDYSFATAVRERGLSEAKLTPQQSQEIWADVFEIWAVPSMDKNTPPPHSTGAAVDITLVDDGGQVVNMGSPIDDLSERSHPNYYTNSEYPEAQQYHAHRQLLYDVMLKAGFQRNPREWWHFCYGDQMWAWLNQIPTACYGRLSY from the coding sequence ATGACTACTTATCAGACAAGACCGTATCATCAGATACCAATTTTGGAGTGTGGTGAACTGCTAGTGGCGATTCCTTTAGACGTGTTTGCGGTGGAATCTCCCCATCCTTATGAAAAACTAGGTGCGCCCTATGGAGAATATTCGCCTTATTATCTCCGTCAGAGCGTAGTTGAGAAGTTAATTCAAGCTCAGAATTATCTGCAATTGTTGCGTCCTCATTGGCGCATTCAAATTTTTGATGCTTATCGTCCGGTAGCTGTCCAACAGTTTATGGTAGATTACAGTTTTGCTACAGCAGTCAGGGAACGGGGGCTGAGTGAGGCTAAGTTAACACCACAGCAAAGCCAAGAGATTTGGGCAGATGTTTTTGAAATTTGGGCTGTACCCAGTATGGATAAAAACACACCACCTCCCCACAGTACAGGTGCAGCAGTGGATATCACACTCGTAGATGATGGTGGACAAGTTGTGAATATGGGTTCACCGATAGATGATTTGTCAGAGCGATCGCATCCCAATTACTATACCAATAGTGAGTACCCAGAAGCACAGCAGTATCATGCCCATCGTCAGTTGTTGTATGATGTCATGTTAAAAGCTGGATTCCAACGTAACCCTAGAGAGTGGTGGCATTTTTGTTACGGTGATCAAATGTGGGCTTGGCTAAATCAGATACCTACAGCCTGTTACGGACGTTTGAGCTATTAG
- a CDS encoding S8 family peptidase: MRYDKLSPGLLLAFQDFVSEGEAALITHRRSLGIIAPKSVIKPTKSMVFIYCEHDADFSHLSQYGIEINQNFGNIRTAFLPIENLEVLSEEAAIQRIKPSRKLKLRMNSAPQAVQLSNFQEKTGLTGKGVIIGIIDTGIDVKHPAFTGRILRVWDQTIPGPGVHEGRYGAEFAGEQLCISQDTEGHGTHVAGIAAGADAVYGGVAPEAKLVIIKSDLQDTHIADAIRYIFRVAGELGRPAVVNLSVGGHADAHDGSDSLSQIIDAESGAGRIVCCAAGNEGNDNIHGQANIPGGRSRGMRFHVPLNQIGMVWLNAWYANSGQLEVSVRSPNGFVTPYQKIMTQGNPAQSYDLPDSQVEIVTPGPDLANGDYNFFVQIRGRGRSLVQGGVWQLRVRNTAASDTILDVWTLDDTSSVFFTGKSVKDAVKIGSPGCASSAVTVAAYTTKVKYEDIDRHIREMGLELNTISDFSSEGPLRNHAQKPDIAAPGAMIVSTLSSNYNCDRSMMINSQFVVMSGTSMAAPFVTGLIALLLQRDPNLDPTTVKALLRENSSIPGKLPGTFDPKWGFGLINTDRL; this comes from the coding sequence ATGAGATACGATAAACTTTCTCCTGGGCTGTTGTTGGCGTTTCAGGATTTTGTCAGTGAGGGAGAGGCAGCGTTAATTACACATAGGCGATCGCTGGGGATAATTGCTCCTAAAAGTGTGATTAAACCTACTAAAAGTATGGTTTTTATTTATTGTGAGCATGATGCGGATTTCAGCCATCTTTCACAATATGGTATTGAAATAAATCAGAATTTTGGTAATATACGGACGGCTTTTTTACCTATAGAAAATTTGGAAGTTTTATCTGAAGAAGCAGCTATTCAACGCATTAAGCCATCACGCAAACTCAAACTGCGAATGAATTCTGCACCCCAAGCAGTACAACTATCAAATTTTCAAGAGAAAACTGGACTGACTGGTAAAGGTGTAATCATCGGCATTATTGATACAGGGATTGATGTTAAACATCCTGCCTTCACTGGGCGGATTTTACGGGTTTGGGATCAAACAATACCAGGGCCAGGTGTGCATGAGGGGCGCTATGGGGCAGAATTTGCAGGAGAACAGCTTTGTATTTCTCAAGATACAGAAGGTCATGGTACTCATGTCGCCGGAATTGCTGCGGGTGCTGATGCTGTCTATGGTGGTGTGGCACCAGAAGCAAAATTAGTAATTATTAAGTCTGATTTGCAGGATACTCACATTGCTGATGCTATCCGCTACATTTTCCGGGTAGCTGGTGAGTTGGGACGACCAGCCGTAGTTAATCTCAGCGTGGGTGGACACGCCGATGCTCATGATGGGAGTGATTCCCTATCCCAAATTATCGATGCGGAATCTGGCGCAGGACGAATTGTTTGCTGTGCGGCAGGTAATGAAGGGAACGATAATATTCATGGTCAAGCTAATATCCCCGGTGGACGCAGTCGGGGTATGCGCTTTCATGTGCCTCTCAATCAAATTGGCATGGTCTGGTTAAATGCTTGGTATGCCAATAGCGGTCAATTAGAAGTCTCTGTACGCAGTCCCAACGGGTTCGTTACTCCTTACCAAAAAATCATGACTCAGGGTAATCCTGCCCAAAGTTATGATTTGCCAGACTCTCAAGTGGAAATTGTCACACCAGGACCTGACCTAGCCAATGGTGACTATAATTTTTTCGTGCAGATTCGTGGCAGAGGTAGATCCTTAGTACAAGGTGGGGTCTGGCAATTACGAGTCCGCAACACTGCCGCATCTGACACAATACTAGATGTCTGGACGCTAGACGATACATCATCTGTGTTTTTCACAGGTAAAAGCGTCAAGGATGCCGTGAAAATTGGCTCTCCTGGTTGTGCTAGCAGTGCGGTGACAGTGGCAGCTTACACTACTAAAGTCAAGTACGAAGATATCGATCGCCACATCCGCGAAATGGGTTTAGAATTAAACACTATTTCTGATTTTAGTAGTGAAGGTCCTCTGAGAAATCATGCTCAAAAGCCAGATATCGCCGCACCCGGCGCGATGATTGTTTCTACTCTGTCTAGTAATTACAATTGCGATCGCTCCATGATGATTAATTCTCAATTTGTGGTAATGTCTGGTACAAGTATGGCAGCACCATTTGTTACTGGTTTAATCGCATTGTTATTACAACGTGACCCCAACTTAGACCCAACTACAGTCAAAGCACTGCTTCGCGAAAATAGTTCCATCCCCGGCAAACTCCCAGGAACGTTTGACCCTAAATGGGGATTTGGATTAATTAATACAGACAGACTCTAA
- the surE gene encoding 5'/3'-nucleotidase SurE yields MKLLISNDDGISALGIRTLANCLAQAGHDVTVVCPDRERSATGHGLTLHQPIRAEMVESIFHPAIKAWACDGTPSDCVKLALWALLESPPDLVLSGINQGANLGTEILYSGTVSAAMEGMIEGIPSIAFSLTSHMYKDFQPAAEFAKTLVEQLTLKPIPDLMLLNVNIPAVKAEEIAGVKLTRQGVRRYVDVFDKRIDPRGKTYYWLTGEVLEDVEPPAGLNLPQNVPIDVNVIRDKYISITPLQYNLTYANGLDKLSNWEFHFP; encoded by the coding sequence ATGAAACTACTAATTAGCAACGATGACGGCATTTCGGCTTTAGGTATTCGTACCCTAGCCAACTGTTTAGCTCAAGCAGGCCATGATGTAACTGTAGTTTGTCCTGATCGAGAGCGATCGGCAACTGGCCACGGATTGACTTTACACCAACCAATTCGCGCCGAAATGGTCGAGTCGATTTTTCATCCCGCCATCAAAGCCTGGGCTTGTGATGGTACTCCCTCTGATTGTGTAAAACTGGCGCTGTGGGCGTTATTAGAGTCGCCCCCTGATTTGGTTTTGTCTGGTATTAACCAAGGTGCCAACTTAGGAACAGAAATTCTCTATTCTGGTACAGTGTCTGCGGCTATGGAAGGAATGATTGAGGGTATCCCTAGCATAGCCTTCAGCCTGACGAGCCACATGTACAAAGACTTTCAACCTGCGGCAGAGTTCGCCAAAACTCTCGTAGAACAACTAACTCTCAAACCCATCCCAGATTTAATGTTGCTGAACGTTAATATTCCTGCTGTCAAAGCCGAAGAAATTGCTGGTGTCAAACTGACTCGTCAGGGAGTGCGGCGCTACGTTGATGTGTTTGACAAACGCATCGATCCGCGTGGTAAAACCTACTATTGGTTAACTGGGGAAGTTTTAGAAGATGTAGAACCCCCAGCCGGATTAAATTTACCCCAAAATGTACCCATTGATGTCAATGTGATTCGAGATAAATACATCAGCATTACGCCATTGCAGTACAACCTGACTTATGCCAATGGACTAGATAAATTATCTAACTGGGAATTCCATTTTCCTTGA
- a CDS encoding MBL fold metallo-hydrolase: protein MSRIENQFTVQFWGVRGSIPCPGPHTVRYGGNTPCVEMQVGGKRLIFDGGTGLHVLGQSLLRQMPIEAYLFFTHSHWDHMQGFPFFVPGFVKGNNFHIYGAIAPDGSTVEQRLNDQMLHPNFPVPLQIMQANLHFHDVHPGQPIDINDITVETASLNHPGEAVGYRVNWCGGAAVYITDTEHFPDRLDENVLWLARNADILIYDSTYTNDEYYSPTSPKIGWGHSTWQEAVKVAEAANVKTLVIYHHDPAHDDDFLDSIGAQAFAKFSGAIMAREGMVLQIPVSAPLSESFSVSKFSG, encoded by the coding sequence ATGTCAAGGATAGAGAACCAATTTACCGTGCAATTTTGGGGCGTTCGCGGCAGCATCCCCTGTCCAGGGCCACACACTGTCCGTTATGGTGGTAATACCCCTTGCGTTGAGATGCAAGTGGGCGGTAAACGCTTAATTTTCGATGGCGGTACAGGGCTGCACGTTTTGGGGCAATCTTTATTGCGCCAAATGCCAATAGAAGCTTATCTGTTTTTCACTCATTCCCATTGGGATCATATGCAGGGATTTCCCTTCTTTGTCCCAGGATTTGTGAAAGGGAATAATTTTCATATTTATGGTGCGATCGCTCCTGATGGTTCTACAGTAGAACAGCGTCTTAATGATCAGATGCTGCACCCAAATTTTCCCGTACCCTTGCAGATTATGCAGGCGAACTTGCATTTCCACGATGTTCATCCAGGGCAACCGATAGATATTAATGATATTACCGTAGAAACGGCATCACTCAACCATCCCGGTGAAGCCGTAGGATATCGAGTCAACTGGTGTGGTGGGGCGGCGGTTTACATTACCGACACCGAACATTTTCCCGATAGATTAGATGAAAATGTCCTGTGGCTGGCACGGAATGCCGATATTTTAATTTACGATTCCACCTACACTAATGATGAATACTATTCCCCTACATCCCCGAAAATTGGCTGGGGACACTCTACTTGGCAAGAAGCCGTGAAAGTAGCCGAAGCTGCCAATGTGAAGACACTGGTAATTTACCATCATGATCCTGCCCATGATGACGATTTTTTAGATAGTATCGGCGCACAAGCCTTTGCCAAGTTTTCTGGAGCTATTATGGCACGGGAAGGAATGGTACTTCAGATTCCTGTTTCCGCCCCTTTATCAGAATCTTTTTCTGTTAGTAAATTTTCTGGATAA
- a CDS encoding bifunctional riboflavin kinase/FAD synthetase, with translation MLNLSQNGCSVWVASSTKTEGLLTPTAVALGKFDGVHLGHRRVIQPVLQPLLRDGEKGRRGNGENLSEDAPPELTTSPRPQEQIYSTVVTFNPHPQEFFTGQPRTWLTPLDEKVQQLRSLGVQQLVLLPFDRELAALSPEEFVQKILVQQLRCQQISVGQDFCFGKERRGSAKDLQAIAAKYHIPVTIVTLQTSEAPLLDASASHCTELDQIHNAPISTSLIRQYLEIGDLKNANRCLGRLYTLTGTVVEGEQLGRTIGFPTANLELPKDKFVPRKGVYAVRVKILSQTSADTTSGELLGVMNIGNRPTVNGTYSSVEVHLLNWSGDLYDQQLAVELVEFLRPEQKFPSLEALKTQIQQDCSIAREVL, from the coding sequence GTGCTAAATTTGTCTCAAAATGGGTGTTCCGTGTGGGTTGCTTCTTCAACTAAAACTGAAGGGCTGCTAACTCCAACTGCTGTTGCTCTTGGCAAATTTGATGGCGTGCATCTTGGCCATCGCAGAGTCATTCAACCGGTTTTGCAGCCATTATTAAGAGATGGTGAAAAAGGGAGACGAGGGAACGGGGAGAATTTGTCAGAAGATGCACCCCCAGAACTCACTACATCACCACGCCCACAAGAACAGATATACTCAACGGTTGTTACCTTTAATCCCCACCCCCAAGAGTTTTTTACTGGACAACCCCGGACATGGTTGACACCTTTAGATGAAAAAGTGCAACAATTGCGATCGCTTGGGGTACAACAATTAGTATTACTGCCCTTCGACAGAGAATTAGCTGCTTTGTCCCCCGAAGAATTTGTCCAGAAAATTCTGGTGCAGCAACTACGTTGTCAGCAAATTAGTGTTGGACAGGACTTTTGTTTTGGTAAAGAACGCCGTGGTAGTGCCAAAGATTTACAAGCGATCGCCGCCAAGTATCATATTCCTGTCACCATAGTTACTTTACAAACTTCCGAAGCACCTTTGTTAGATGCAAGTGCAAGTCACTGTACTGAACTTGACCAAATCCACAATGCTCCTATTAGCACTTCACTCATCCGCCAATATTTAGAGATAGGGGATCTCAAAAACGCTAACCGATGTTTGGGACGACTTTATACCCTGACTGGCACAGTTGTAGAAGGTGAACAACTAGGTAGAACTATTGGCTTTCCTACGGCTAACTTAGAACTGCCCAAAGATAAGTTTGTCCCCCGCAAAGGCGTTTATGCTGTCCGCGTCAAGATTCTCAGTCAGACATCCGCAGACACTACATCTGGTGAGCTATTGGGAGTGATGAATATTGGTAATCGCCCCACAGTTAACGGTACTTATTCCTCTGTGGAAGTACATTTGCTCAATTGGTCAGGTGATTTGTATGACCAGCAACTGGCTGTGGAGTTGGTAGAATTTCTGCGCCCAGAACAAAAGTTTCCCTCTCTAGAAGCCCTCAAAACCCAAATTCAACAAGACTGCTCCATTGCCAGAGAAGTTTTATAG
- the secA gene encoding preprotein translocase subunit SecA, producing MLKLLLGDPNARKLKKYQPYITEVNLLEEEIKALSDDDLKGKTAEFKQRLAKGETLDDILPEAFAVVREAGRRVLGLRHFDVQLLGGVILHTGQIAEMKTGEGKTLVATLPSYLNALTGKGVHVVTVNDYLARRDAEWMGQVHRFMGLSVGLIQASMTPSERKKNYDCDITYVTNSEVGFDYLRDNMATSMADVVQRPFNYCVIDEVDSILIDEARTPLIISGQVERPTEKYLQAAEIALTLRQDEHYEVDEKARNVLLTDEGFAEAEELLGVTDLFNPEDPWAHFVFNAIKAKELFLKDVNYIVRNGEVVIVDEFTGRVLPGRRWSDGLHQAIEAKERVEIQPETQTLATITYQNLFLLYPKLGGMTGTAKTEEAEFEKIYKLEVAVIPTNRIRKREDLSDLVFKKETGKWQAIARECAEMHELGRPVLVGTTSVEKSEYLSQLLKAQGIPHELLNARPENVEREAEIVAQAGRRGAVTIATNMAGRGTDIILGGNSEYMARLKLREYFMPRIVRPDDEDVFGVQRAAGLPTGHGGGQGFVPGKKVKTWKASPEIFPTQLSKEAEQLLKEAVDFAVREYGERSLPELEAEDKVAVAAEKAPTEDPVIQKLRDAYKRVKQEYEDFTEREHNEVVERGGLHVIGTERHESRRIDNQLRGRAGRQGDPGSTRFFLSLEDNLLRIFGGDRVAGLMEAFNVEDDMPIESGMLTRSLEGAQKKVETYYYDIRKQVFEYDEVMNNQRRAIYAERRRVLEGQDLKEQVIKYAEKTMDDIVDYYINADLPSEEWELEKLVEKVKEFVYLLSDMQASQLEDMGVGEIKAFLHEQVRIAYDLKEAQIDQIQPGLMRQAERFFILQRIDTLWREHLQQMDALRESVGLRGYGQKDPLIEYKSEGYELFLDMMVNIRRDVVYSLFMFQPQPQPTVQTSSEMV from the coding sequence ATGCTAAAACTCTTGTTGGGCGACCCCAACGCTCGTAAGCTGAAAAAATACCAACCCTACATTACAGAAGTTAATCTTCTAGAGGAAGAGATTAAGGCTCTTTCTGATGATGATTTGAAAGGCAAAACAGCAGAGTTTAAACAGAGGCTGGCCAAAGGCGAAACCCTGGATGATATCCTGCCGGAAGCCTTTGCTGTGGTCAGAGAGGCAGGAAGACGAGTCTTGGGGTTGCGGCATTTTGATGTCCAGCTATTAGGCGGTGTGATTCTACATACTGGACAAATCGCCGAAATGAAAACTGGTGAAGGTAAAACCTTAGTGGCTACCTTACCGAGTTATTTAAATGCCCTCACTGGTAAAGGTGTACACGTAGTCACGGTAAACGATTACCTGGCTCGTCGGGACGCGGAATGGATGGGACAGGTGCATCGTTTCATGGGCTTGAGTGTGGGGTTAATTCAGGCGAGTATGACTCCCAGTGAACGCAAGAAAAATTATGATTGCGATATCACTTACGTTACCAACAGCGAAGTCGGCTTTGACTATCTGCGGGATAACATGGCTACATCAATGGCTGATGTAGTACAGCGTCCGTTTAACTATTGTGTAATTGACGAAGTAGACTCAATTTTAATTGACGAGGCGCGGACACCATTAATTATTTCTGGGCAGGTTGAAAGACCAACAGAAAAGTATCTCCAAGCTGCGGAAATTGCCCTGACTCTGCGACAAGATGAGCATTATGAGGTAGACGAAAAAGCTCGTAACGTGCTGTTAACCGATGAAGGGTTCGCGGAAGCAGAAGAACTTTTAGGGGTGACAGATTTATTTAACCCGGAAGATCCTTGGGCGCATTTTGTTTTTAATGCGATTAAGGCTAAAGAACTTTTCCTCAAAGATGTGAACTACATCGTTCGGAATGGGGAAGTGGTGATTGTAGATGAATTTACCGGACGGGTGTTACCCGGACGGCGTTGGAGTGATGGCTTGCACCAAGCTATTGAAGCTAAAGAACGGGTAGAAATTCAGCCAGAAACCCAAACTCTAGCCACAATTACTTATCAAAACCTGTTCTTGCTGTATCCTAAACTGGGCGGCATGACAGGAACGGCAAAGACAGAAGAAGCCGAGTTTGAAAAAATTTACAAATTAGAAGTTGCAGTCATTCCTACTAACCGCATCAGAAAACGGGAAGACTTGTCTGACTTGGTATTTAAAAAAGAGACAGGTAAATGGCAGGCGATCGCACGGGAATGTGCCGAAATGCACGAACTGGGTAGACCTGTTCTCGTGGGAACTACCAGTGTAGAAAAGTCGGAATATCTCAGTCAATTACTCAAAGCCCAAGGCATCCCCCATGAATTGCTGAACGCGCGACCAGAAAACGTGGAGCGGGAAGCGGAAATTGTCGCCCAGGCAGGGCGCAGGGGTGCTGTTACCATTGCTACTAATATGGCGGGACGTGGTACGGATATTATTCTCGGTGGTAACTCCGAGTATATGGCGCGGCTGAAATTGCGGGAATACTTTATGCCTCGCATCGTCAGACCAGATGATGAAGACGTGTTTGGCGTACAAAGGGCGGCGGGATTACCCACAGGACACGGTGGCGGTCAAGGCTTTGTTCCTGGTAAAAAAGTCAAAACTTGGAAGGCTTCCCCGGAAATTTTCCCCACCCAACTGTCTAAAGAAGCAGAACAGTTATTAAAAGAAGCTGTAGATTTTGCGGTACGGGAGTATGGTGAACGGAGTTTACCAGAATTGGAAGCAGAGGATAAGGTAGCTGTAGCCGCCGAAAAAGCTCCCACAGAAGACCCCGTAATTCAGAAATTGCGGGATGCTTACAAACGGGTGAAGCAGGAATACGAAGATTTTACGGAACGGGAGCATAATGAAGTTGTAGAACGGGGTGGTCTGCACGTCATTGGTACAGAACGCCACGAGTCACGGCGGATTGATAACCAGTTGCGGGGACGCGCCGGCAGACAAGGCGACCCTGGCTCCACAAGATTCTTCCTCAGTTTAGAGGATAACTTACTGCGGATTTTTGGAGGCGATCGCGTTGCGGGTTTAATGGAAGCCTTCAACGTGGAAGATGATATGCCCATTGAGTCGGGAATGCTGACCCGCAGTTTGGAAGGCGCACAAAAGAAAGTTGAAACCTACTACTACGACATCCGGAAACAGGTGTTTGAGTACGACGAGGTAATGAATAACCAACGTCGCGCCATCTACGCCGAACGCCGCCGGGTGTTGGAAGGCCAAGACTTGAAGGAACAGGTGATTAAGTACGCCGAAAAAACGATGGATGACATCGTTGACTACTACATCAACGCTGATTTGCCCTCAGAAGAGTGGGAATTAGAAAAGCTAGTAGAGAAAGTCAAGGAGTTTGTCTATTTGCTGTCTGATATGCAGGCGAGTCAATTAGAGGATATGGGAGTCGGCGAAATTAAAGCCTTCTTGCATGAACAGGTAAGAATTGCCTACGACCTCAAGGAAGCGCAAATTGACCAAATTCAACCCGGATTGATGCGTCAAGCTGAACGGTTCTTTATTTTGCAGCGCATTGATACTCTGTGGCGGGAACACCTGCAACAAATGGATGCTTTGCGTGAGTCGGTGGGCTTGCGTGGTTATGGACAGAAAGACCCGCTTATTGAGTATAAGAGTGAGGGTTACGAGTTGTTCTTGGATATGATGGTCAATATCCGTCGGGATGTGGTTTACTCGTTGTTCATGTTCCAGCCCCAGCCTCAGCCGACAGTGCAAACTTCTTCTGAGATGGTTTAA
- a CDS encoding type II toxin-antitoxin system RelN family antitoxin, with protein sequence MKAIEVTGKIDAQGNLILDEPIQGTNYPHQVRVIVLVPEPTESEEFDPDDTPIEEIKASLRRALQQAKMGQTRPISELWNRIDAE encoded by the coding sequence ATGAAAGCGATCGAAGTTACTGGCAAAATTGACGCTCAAGGCAATTTAATTTTAGATGAGCCGATTCAGGGGACAAATTACCCTCATCAGGTGCGGGTGATTGTGTTAGTTCCAGAGCCAACAGAATCAGAAGAGTTTGACCCTGATGATACACCCATTGAGGAAATTAAAGCCAGCTTAAGGAGAGCCTTACAGCAAGCAAAAATGGGTCAAACTAGACCAATTAGTGAGCTATGGAACAGGATTGATGCAGAGTAA
- the pheS gene encoding phenylalanine--tRNA ligase subunit alpha: MTSNLEAQLLALRQEGEQAIAAADTLERLEELRVNYLGKKGQLGALLRSMGQMSAEERPKIGAIANTVKEALQASLDQQRATLENAQIQAQLEAETLDVTMPGIYRPQGRIHPLNGIIDRAFDIFVGMGYTVAQGPEMETDYYNFEALNTPPDHPARDMQDTFYLPDGNLLRTHTSSVQIRYMEKEEPPIRIVAPGRVYRRDNVDATHSAVFHQIELLAIDEGLTFTDLKGTIKVFLQAMFGDLPIRFRASYFPFTEPSAEVDLQWNGRWLEVMGCGMVDPNVMKSVGYDPEIYTGFAAGFGVERFAMVLHQIDDIRRLYASDLRFLRQF, from the coding sequence ATGACTAGCAACTTAGAAGCTCAACTTTTAGCACTGCGGCAGGAAGGAGAACAAGCGATCGCCGCCGCCGATACCCTGGAACGCTTAGAGGAACTCAGAGTTAACTATCTGGGTAAAAAAGGGCAGCTAGGGGCGCTGTTGCGAAGTATGGGACAGATGAGTGCGGAGGAAAGACCGAAAATTGGCGCGATCGCCAATACAGTTAAGGAAGCCCTACAAGCCAGTTTAGACCAGCAACGCGCTACCTTAGAAAATGCCCAAATTCAGGCACAACTAGAGGCAGAAACCCTAGATGTAACTATGCCGGGTATCTACCGTCCCCAAGGTCGCATTCATCCTTTAAATGGCATTATTGACCGGGCTTTTGATATCTTTGTCGGCATGGGCTACACTGTGGCGCAAGGGCCGGAAATGGAAACAGATTATTACAATTTCGAGGCTCTGAATACTCCACCCGATCACCCCGCCCGTGATATGCAGGATACTTTCTACCTGCCCGACGGTAATCTTTTACGGACTCACACCTCATCAGTACAAATTCGGTACATGGAAAAAGAGGAACCACCAATTAGAATTGTGGCTCCAGGGCGAGTTTATCGGCGCGATAATGTTGATGCTACTCACTCTGCCGTCTTCCATCAAATTGAGTTGTTAGCCATTGATGAGGGACTGACTTTTACAGACCTCAAAGGCACTATCAAAGTGTTTTTACAAGCAATGTTTGGTGACTTACCTATTCGCTTCCGTGCTAGTTATTTCCCGTTTACTGAACCATCGGCTGAGGTAGATTTGCAGTGGAATGGGCGTTGGTTAGAAGTCATGGGCTGCGGCATGGTCGATCCAAATGTGATGAAATCTGTAGGTTATGACCCAGAAATTTACACCGGATTTGCGGCTGGTTTTGGTGTAGAACGCTTTGCAATGGTGTTACATCAAATCGATGACATCCGCCGTCTTTATGCCAGTGATTTGCGCTTTTTGCGGCAATTTTAA
- a CDS encoding type II toxin-antitoxin system RelE family toxin translates to MQSNDAVSVRFSDEFEAELYKLSKRFRNIRSDVQPIIEQLQQGNVLGDRIGGIGEDYFVYKLRVRNSNIQKGKSAGYRLIYQLESPTSILLLTIYSKSDREDIGANEIRDIMADFYDDL, encoded by the coding sequence ATGCAGAGTAATGACGCGGTTTCAGTTCGGTTCTCAGATGAGTTTGAGGCAGAACTTTACAAACTCTCAAAGAGATTTCGCAATATTCGCTCTGACGTTCAACCAATTATCGAGCAGTTACAACAAGGAAACGTTCTCGGAGATAGAATTGGCGGTATTGGGGAGGACTATTTTGTTTATAAGCTGAGAGTTCGCAACAGCAATATCCAGAAAGGTAAAAGTGCTGGATACCGGCTTATTTATCAACTGGAGTCACCAACAAGTATTTTGCTCCTGACAATTTATTCCAAGTCTGACCGAGAAGATATTGGAGCCAATGAAATTCGAGATATTATGGCTGATTTTTATGATGATCTTTGA